GAGATAAATATCACTTACCTTGGGTTTAAAAACAAAGCAAGGCTTTTCTTTTACAACTTCATAATCATATCCTATTCCATTTTTTATTTTATACTGTTCGTCATCTGGGTTCCATGATTTCATATAATGACGTAAATTACCTCCATTGTCACATTCTTGAATGCAGATAATACAACTGAGCTGATATTTAAGTTTAGCAACTAATAAATCTGTTGATTTAGCATCTCTCATAATATTGTCATTATGGAGAGGATTCATAATTCCATCAGAATGGATTCTAACAATAAAGGGTGCATATGTTCGCCCATCTGGTTCTTGTGCTATTTTTAGACTGTGTAAATTAAATATATGCTGTAGTTTTTGTCTTACATAAATAGATATATCAAACTGCATTGGAAATAATGAACTGTTTGCTTGAGCTTCCCTAAAATATTTATCTGGTTGGTTCAAATCCTTTGCAAGATAAGAACCTATTGTAGTAAGACTTCCGTTAGAATATTGAGTAACAATTGCTCGCTCAAGGTTACGCTGTATTATTTGAATAGTAGTGTCAAGAATATTCTCATCAAGAAAATTTTTGAGAACAATCGCTGCAAATTTGCTTTCAGCAATCCCCCTTAAAGCATTAATATCTAATGGATGATCGCCAGAACTATAAATAATTTCTTTCCAAGCCTTCTCTATATTTTTCATATCTTATCTATGTGTCAGTGGAAGCTCTATAATTTCCCCTTGAGTTAGGGGATGCCAGCATTCATAAGGAGCAATTTCAGAAATAATTTCAGAGGCAATGAAAAATGCAGACTTTGTTTGCACTTTATACATTGTGAAATATGAAGGAAAGCGAGTATTTTTAGGAGTCCAATGAATTACATATGCTCTTTTTGGATTTACTACTATAGCGTTAGCAGAGCTTCCTCCAGGTGCAAGATTTTCTAACTTTTTTATGATTTCAAGGTGATCAGAAAATTTATCCTGTGTTGGCGGGATAATATAATCAAAATACTCTCCAGAATCAAAGGTTGAGCGTTCAAGTCCCAGCTTTTGGTAAACAGTAGGGAGAAAACCGTTATGGAAAAGATACCAAGGGACAGGCATTCCTTGTCGTGTAATAGGATGAGTGCATCCTATGCCTTGATTGTGTGTAAGGGTTGCATGTCTTACATGAACTGTAAGAAAGTCAGTTTCAATTTCGTGAAGTAAAGATTGTCTAAGGCTTTCTTTAATAGAACGTGTATCTCGATGAACAGATAATCCGTGAGGAGACAAACTGTTTCTCCATAAAGCACCCCATCCATTTGGATGACGGCAAATAGGGCCATCATGAGATGCTGTTATACCTTCACTCATGGAAAGGGCTGCGTTGAGTACAGATTGTGTTGAAAAGCTACCTAGAGCAAGAATCATTCGGCACATAATGCAACATTCATATTAATTTTGACGTTTTAAACGCACGGAAATACACTTTTGAAGTAAATTTTTTACCTCTATTAAACTCTGAGCCGAAACTGTAATTCGTCCTAAAGAACCGGCATGGCGCATAACATCAGCAGCTAAACTTTTAGGAATAAATTTAAGTGGTTGAGATAAGGGTTTTAAAGCCGGGAATTCTTCAATAGTAATCGGTAATCCTATACTATATAAATGTTTAGCTATTACCATTTCTTCAGGAGATAGGGCTATAATTTGACCCATAAATTTGTTTCCATTAGAAGAAAATGGTAGAATAAAGCGGTTTTCTAAATGGACAGCAAAGGAAGACTCACCCCAATTAATTCCTGTAACTTTTTCAATAAGATTGACTAGCCCACCACCCGAAAGTCGGAAGCCCATTTCTATAAAGTAAAGTCCTTGGTCGTTTTGTATAAGGTCAATATGAAATGGGCCTTTATAATATCCAACAGCATCAATACATGACTGAGCAAACTGCTGAATTCTTGAACTGCTCCAACTTCCACAGGTTGCTATATGGCCAACTTCTCGAAATCCAGAGATATTATTAATTCCGAGAATATGTTCTTTCAAAATAAACTTTTCGCATACTGTTATAATTACTACCATACCTTCCTGAGAAATGCCTTGAACAGAATATTCTACTCCCGAAATGTATTCTTCAACAATAATTTCATCGAAAACATTACCGTCATAATTTGTTAGTTTTTTCAATTCAGCTAAAGATTTCTCTAACTGCAAAAAATTTTCTACTAAAAAAACTCCAAGCCCACCACCCCCATTAACAGGCTTAATGACAAGAGGATATTTGAGATTTACTAAGGAACTTGCATTAACATCTTGCAATGAAAGTATCATGTAAGCTGGCTGTAAAATTAGAGAAGCTTTTTGAGATAAAAGTCTTCTTTGTTCCCACTTATTAGGAGGAACAAAATGAGGATATATCATCTCTTGCCACGGTGGAACTTTCCATCTTTCAGCTACAGCATACACACTTTCAACATAACGTTCAAACCCAGGCAGGATTAACTTTACATTCTTGCTTAAGTCACCTAATATATTGAGAATTTGGTTAGGATCATTAGGCTGGTTAATAGGTAATTCAATATCAAAAGTCCGCCGTCCTAAATTTTTACGCCATTGGAGATAGTCTGGTGTTTCAATGAGAACTGCTTTCATACCCCGACGTAAAGATGCATCTAAATAGGGATCTAATCCATCGCGAGTTGCTCCGACTTGGACAAACATATTTTACTCCTAGATAACATCATTCTTCTTAATTATATTTATCTGCCAGAAATCATTTCATATATAGTCGGGCCACCTGGGCTGTGACGAGTTTCTATTATGCCTTTATGAGGATCTCTCTCTAAAATTAAGTTCACTAGTTCAAGTTTTGCATTTTTATCATTAAACCCTAGCAGTGGAGAATCATAACATATCCTTAATTGCTCTAATGTCAGCCCACTTATACAATATAAATTACTAGCTATATCGCTAGATTGTTGTGATGTCTTCTCCTTTTCTCCCCTATCAAGAACTTGGTGAATATTGTGGAGATTAGATAAAAGCTTTGGCTGTTCTTTTAAAAGATATGTTTCAAGGTTTCTGCCTTTTTCGGAAAATGGAGCATAAACCATACAAATTAACTGTTCTTCAGTTATGCCAAAAGCTTCAAAAGCAAAATCATTTATCTTCTTACGCATCAGTGTTATTAACTCGGCGGTACTATACCGCTGGGTAATTTGATCTATGAGGAACTCAGGAAATTGTTTTTGACGCATCAAGGATATGGCAAATTTGACATATTCTTCTATGCCTTCAGCGTAACTTCTACCATAAACGTGTTCACATTTAAGCCCACGTAAGTGGGCCATTAGCGCAGGATTTGCACAGTCAGACTCAGAAAAGCTGAACGCAAGTTCATCAAACTCAAACCCTAAATACTTTGTCAGTAGCTCCCAGTGATTCCCAGCAGAGTATTCCGTGTAATTATATATAGAAAAGAATAACGGATCTAAATTTATGTCATTATTAATTATTCTATGCTCTTCAATTTCATGATTAGCCTTATCACCATAAATTTCCTGAAAATAGCTTTGAGAAATTATATCTAAGTTCTTAAGAAAATCCCTAAATCCATGTCCGCTAGGTAATAAATCTGGACTAATTTTTTGAACAAGACGGTTAACCCAAACCATATAAGCTCTTTGTTCTTTTCTAGAATCACCTGTAATGATTACATCTACCCCACCGTCATAGTAAGAAGCGATTCCAAAAGAGTTAACCATACTGATGTTACAAGCATTGCAGAATGTAGGGCGGGAACTTGCTTGAGTTCGATGTCCAGTCATTAAGATGTCTTGCCGATTCTGACTAACGATATTATGGGGAAGTGGAAGATAACGGTCAAAAAGACTGATTTTATTGCCGTCGATAAGTAGGAGTTCAACATCCGGGTCGTCATAGAGTTGTAAAGCGCAATACACTCGATGAATATTTTCTATTACACTTGTTGGCATACCAGCGTGGCGGTTAGTTACTACACGTATCTGAAAGGTTTCTCCATTCCATTTGAATAGAATGAGTTGCACCAACCTTACAAAGGTAAGCATATAAGAGCTGTCTTTCCCTCCTCCATAGGCTACAAGAACTTTGTTTTGTTCAAGAGAGGATTGTATAGGAAGCACCTCTTGAAGTTTGATAGCACAATTTTTTACACCTTCGAGTTTAGCTGAACTAAAAAAATGGCTGAGTTCAGAAAAAAGCTTATTACGTAAAGAAAATAACTCTTCGTTGTCGCCTATAGAACTATGAAATGACATAATTAGCAGTGTTTTAATGTTGTTATTTTTTACTTCAAGGACGAACCGTCGTTTTCGCCCAATTTGCGCAGCGTCTCCCCTTGGGAGAAGGGCTTTCATCGCCTAAATTCTCGGTTTTGCCAAAAATATTATTGATACGGTGCAGAGGCGGAGCGTCTCCGCCTCTTGTTAGCACAGCGTTAGCGAGGAACGAGCGTTCCTCTGCGCGGTCTTCTCCCACTCGTGAGAGGCTTCCGCCAGCGCGGAGCATCTCCAAGAGTTGGGGGTTTCCCCCATGAGTGACTGCTGTTAGTGTTGGCGCAGCCTCTCGTACAGAAGCGCTAGCGACGCAGGAGCGTCACTCCGTTCGCCTTGACGTCTCCGCAGGAGAAGGGGCGCTTGCATTTTATTTCTTGGATCTCCATCTCCCCTATCATGGGTGACGCACAAAAGCATGCAGCCCTGTCAGTCAATACTGACTGCGGACGATTGCTCTTCAAATGAATGTATTAGTCGCTAATGTAGCCAAGAATGCCGCGTGAAATTGTTCCCAAGACGCACGAAAAAACATAGACTGAGGTTATATTCCACACCAACCAGGATCAGATACAGTACAGTTGTGGGAACAACCCAATATTGTTTCAGTGTCCGGAGATTTTATCCCTCTGTTATTGTGAGGAATGCTTAAAAAATTGCAATTACTTGAGCAGGCTTGACTTTAGCAGTTTATGAGCTGAGGACATAAATCTGTTGCTGTTGAAACGATAAATAATCTGTTAATTGATTCTATTAAACTTGATATATGAGTGTTAGTAAATACAGAAAAGTGCATTAAATTTTCTGAAAACTGAAAAGAAAGT
This region of Nostoc sp. UHCC 0302 genomic DNA includes:
- a CDS encoding class II glutamine amidotransferase; its protein translation is MILALGSFSTQSVLNAALSMSEGITASHDGPICRHPNGWGALWRNSLSPHGLSVHRDTRSIKESLRQSLLHEIETDFLTVHVRHATLTHNQGIGCTHPITRQGMPVPWYLFHNGFLPTVYQKLGLERSTFDSGEYFDYIIPPTQDKFSDHLEIIKKLENLAPGGSSANAIVVNPKRAYVIHWTPKNTRFPSYFTMYKVQTKSAFFIASEIISEIAPYECWHPLTQGEIIELPLTHR
- a CDS encoding ATP-grasp domain-containing protein, which encodes MFVQVGATRDGLDPYLDASLRRGMKAVLIETPDYLQWRKNLGRRTFDIELPINQPNDPNQILNILGDLSKNVKLILPGFERYVESVYAVAERWKVPPWQEMIYPHFVPPNKWEQRRLLSQKASLILQPAYMILSLQDVNASSLVNLKYPLVIKPVNGGGGLGVFLVENFLQLEKSLAELKKLTNYDGNVFDEIIVEEYISGVEYSVQGISQEGMVVIITVCEKFILKEHILGINNISGFREVGHIATCGSWSSSRIQQFAQSCIDAVGYYKGPFHIDLIQNDQGLYFIEMGFRLSGGGLVNLIEKVTGINWGESSFAVHLENRFILPFSSNGNKFMGQIIALSPEEMVIAKHLYSIGLPITIEEFPALKPLSQPLKFIPKSLAADVMRHAGSLGRITVSAQSLIEVKNLLQKCISVRLKRQN